Genomic window (Streptomyces sp. TG1A-60):
TTCATCGCCGAGGGTGAGAAGGTCATCAGACGGGCCAAGGAAGCCGGCTACGAGATGCGCTCGATGCTGCTCTCCGCCAAGTGGGTCGACGTCATGCGCGACGTGATCGACGAAATGCCGGCCCCCGTCTACGCGGTCAGCCCGGAACTCGCCGAGCAGGTCACCGGCTACCACGTCCACCGGGGCGCCCTCGCCTCCATGCAGCGCAAGCCCCTGCCGACGGCGGACCAGCTGCTCGGGGCCGCCCGCCGGGTCGTGATCATGGAGTCGGTCAACGACCACACCAACATCGGCGCGATCTTCCGCTCGGCCGCCGCCCTCGGCATGGACGCCGTCCTGCTCTCCCCGGACTGCGCCGACCCGCTCTACCGGCGCAGCGTCAAGGTCTCCATGGGCGCGGTCTTCTCCGTCCCGTACGCCCGTCTGGACACCTGGCCCAAGGGCCTCGACGCCGTCCGCGACGCCGGCTTCACCCTGCTCGCCCTCACTCCGGACGAGAAGGCGAGGTCTCTCGACGAGGCCGCGCCGCACCGCATGGACCGCGTCGCCCTCATGCTCGGCGCCGAGGGCGACGGTCTCTCCACCAAGGCCCTCATGTCCGCCGACGAATGGGTCCGCATCCCCATGGCCCACGGCGTCGACTCCCTCAACGTGGGCGCGGCGGCGGCCGTCGCCTTCTACGCGGTGGCGACGGGCCGTCCGCAGACCTGAGGGGCGTCGGTGGGAGTGCCGCGCCCCGCCAGAGGCGCGGGCAAACCGCGCGATCGCCCTCCTGCAGCCCGCAGCGCGCAAACGCAGTCCCGAACTCTGTCCTCGGGTCACCCCTCGGTCGCTCTGCTACTCCAGCAACGACCGCTCCTGCCGTACGCCGCCGTTCCGTCCCCCGTCACCGTCGAGCCCACGCGACGGCCCCTGGCACCCCTGCGCCGTAGCGATACCGAGCGCCGCGAGCAGCGTCACCACGACGAACACCACGAGCCGCTGACGCAGCAACCGCGGATTGGCGGGCCGCCGCCCGGCCCCGTTGGTCCGGGACCCCGGACGCCCGGTGCCACTGCGCGGCGCGGGCCGCCTGCCGGAGCCGGTGGTGTTGCGGGACGACGCGGGCCGCGAGCGACCGCCGGTCCGCGCGCCGCCGCCCCCCCGGTCCGGGAGCCACCCCCGGTCCGAGGCGGCGGCGAACCCGGCGCGCCCCGCTGCGATCCGCGCGTGTCCTCCGGCGGCTGTCGCAGGGTGCGCTGCTCGACGTACTGCTCCGCGAGCCGCCCCGAGGGCCGGTCCGGATCCGTGCGCGACGCGGGTTGCCGGACTTCCGCCAGCCCCTGCGCCTCGCGGGCGGCGATCTCCTTGAGCCGCAGCGACAGCTGCAGCGTGCTGGGCCGCTCCTCCGGGTCCTTCGCCAGGCAGGCGCGAACGAGGGGGGCGAGCGCGTCGGGCATCCCGCGCAGCTGCGGCTCCTCGTGCACCACCCGGTAGAGCATGACCTCCGAACTGCCGTGTCCGAAGGGGGAGTCGGAGGTGGCCGCGTAGGCGAGCGTGGCCCCCAGGGAGAAGACGTCCGTGGCCGGCGTCACCGCGGCCCCACGCACCTGTTCGGGCGCGAGGAACCCGGGCGACCCCACGGCCGTACCGACATGGGTCAGCGTCGAGGCCCCCGTCGCCCACGCGATACCGAAGTCGATGATCCGCGGCCCCTTCGGGGACAGCAGGATGTTGGACGGCTTCAGGTCGCGGTGGACGACACCGGCCTCGTGCACGGCCACGAGCCCCTCGGAGAGGGCGGCCCCGACAGCGGCCACATCGGCGGCCGACATGGGCCCTTCCTCGGCGACCTTGTCGTGCAGCGAGGGTCCCGGCACGTACTGCGTGGCGAACCACGGCCGGTCCGTCTCCAGATCGGCGGCGACCAGCCGGGCCGTGCACCCGCCCCTGATCCGCCGCGCGGCCGACACCTCGCGAGCGAAGCGCGATCTGAACTCCTGGTCCTCCGCCAGATCCGGCCGGATCACCTTCAGCGCGACTCGCTGTCCACGCCGGTCGGAGCCCAGATAGACAACGCCCATGCCGCCCGCGCCGAGCCGTCTGTGGATCCTGAACGAGCCGACGACACGCGGGTCCTCGCGCCTCAGGCGCATCATCGCCATGTTCATCCCCGCTGCCCGTTCCGTCCGACGAGCCACAGCTTACGTTTCCACGGCCGGGCGTGCGCAGAGGCCGCGCCCTCGCGACCCGATCGATTGTCGGTGCCGGGTGGGAAACTCGAAGAGCGGTCAGGGAACAGGAGTTCGGGACGGCGTTGGGCTCTCCGCGATCCCAACCATGCGCCACAGAAGGGGGATTGAACCCGTGAAAGGTGACCGTGTGGAGATGGTCGTGGAAGCCGGGGGCACGACGCGCACCTACGAGGTGATCGCGAGCCCGGCCGGCCGTCGGGTGGAGACGGCGGTACGGCGAGGTGCCGTGGAAGTGAGCGAAGTCACCCTCCCCCACGCTCGGCTTCGCTCGCGCGGAGGGACCCCCGTCGGCTAGGTGTGCGGACGGCCAGGTTCGTGGCGAAACCGGCTCCTCGCGCTGGTCGGGCAGCCGGTGCCCCGCGAGGACGGCTCGGAGCGGAGCGCGTAGCAGAAGGGACAGACCGGGCGTCCCCTCCGGGAAGACCCCGAGACCTAGGACCTCGTCTCCACCCTGGGGAGTACGTCCCAGGTGGCCGCTCATCCTCCGGGAGGCCCGCCAATCGGTACGAGGGCATGACGACCCACACCCGCCGCGCGCCTAGATTTGAGTCAAGCGGCGGGTGCGGCACTCGTCCCCCGAGGTCATGCACCCGCCGCTGCCAAAGACAAGCAAGACCGACGAGAACAGCCGGAGGAGGGACCATGGCCTACACGGCACCGCGGACCGGGATCCGCACACGGGAGCGCAGGGCGTTCACCGCCGACCGCCGCGTCGGCCGTCGCCACCCCTTGGTCGCGACCGCGATGGTCCTCCCCCTGGCGGCCCTGCTCGTGTACGCCTTCGGCGGCTGGGAAGCAGTGGTCACACAAGCGTCGTCCGTGGGTGTGATGCTGGGGCGCTGAGAGGCGACCCCAGGCCCGGAAGAGCGGTCCGGGCGGGGACATCCACCCATGAAACCCCGTGGGGACGGGGGTGCGGCGGACGGCAACAAGACGCCCGCGCAGCTGGGGAGCTGCGCGGGCGTTGCGCTTTTGCGCGCCTGAACCGGAATCCCACATGCCCCCAGCCTTGGGCAGTCGTGGCGCCGGGCGGCACGGGTCGGCGCAGCGGTGTCTCGCAACCGCCGTGCAGCGGAACCTCCCACCGGCCCGCACCAGCGGACGGCGCCTGTCTGCGTAGGCTCACGCTCAGCGTCGTACGACTTCCGCAGGGGGACTCATGACCACCACCGCCGACGTACTCCCGGCCCTCAAGGCCAAGGTGCGACGCACGGCCCACCCCGAATCCACCCCCTGCGCCCACCCCGACACGGTCCTCGCGGAACGCGCGGACGGTACGGTCGTCCGCCATGCCGGCACCGTCGCCAAGGCCCACGCCCCCGACACGAACCCCACAGATCTGGCCCTCCGTCTGACCGCCGCCGCCGCCAATCCCGACATTCTTCTGGGCCCGCTCCACCCCGCCCCCACCTCGCTCCACGGCCGCCTTGTCACCTTCTGGCCGTACGGCACCCCGGTCGACCCCGAGACCCCGGAGAAAGCACCGTGGGAGGCGGCGGCCACCCTCCTCGCCCACCTCCACCAGCGGCACCCGCCCCCAGGCTCGCCACCCATGCGGGGCCCCGCCAAGGCGGCCCGGGCGATCGCCCGCCTGAAAGCCGCCGCCCCCGACCACCCCTCCACGGCCCCGGTTCTCCACGCCTGGCACTCCCTCCCCGCCTGGGCCAGGGCCGAGGCCTCCATGCCCGACACGACCACCCTCTGCCACGGCGACCTGCACCTCGGCCAACTGGTCCGCCACCCGACGACCGGCCCCTGGCGGCTGATCGACGTCGACGACCTCGGCGTGGGCGTCCCGGCCTGGGACCTCGCGCGCCCCGCCGCCTGGTACGCCTGCGGCCTCCTGCTGTCCGACGAGTGGACCCGCTTCCTCACCGCGTACCAGCGGGCGGGCGGCCCGGCGGTCCCCGCTCAGGGCGACCCCTGGCCCGTACTGGACGTACCGGCCCGCGCGCTCACGGTGCAGACGGCGGCCCTGGCGATCGCGAAGTCCACGGCGGCCGACCGTCCCCTCGACGAGGTGCAGCAGTCCGTCGTGGACGCGTGTGACCGAATGGGAGGTATCCCGCCGGAGTCGGCGGACGCTTTCCCGACGTAGGGTGCAACCGACCACGGCCGGACGGTGTCTGTCCTGGCGTCGCACGAAGCAGCACCGACCGGCGAGGAGTTGAGCCGAACCATGCACATGCAGTGTCCGAAGTGCCATGCGCCGATGCACACCTACAACCGCAATGGCGTCCAGATCGAGCAGTGCAGCGGCTGTCGCGGGATCTTCCTCGACTACGGCGAGCTGGAGGCCTTGACCCGCATGGAGTCCCAGTGGGGCGGCGGCCCGGCCGTTCCACCGCCGCCGGCCGCCCCGCAGTACCCGTCGGGCGGCGGCCACGCCGCTCCCGCCTGGGGCGCCCCGCACGGCGGCCACCACGGCCACCACGGCCGCCACAACCGAGGCTTCGGACACATGCTGTTCTCCAGCTGAGCCGGCACACGACGAAGCCCCCGGCCGTACGAGACGGCCGGGGGCTCGGTGTGTGTGGACGATACTGGGATTGAACCAGTGACCTCTTCCGTGTCAGGGAAGCGCTCTCCCGCTGAGCTAATCGTCCTCGGGGTCACAGCTCAGGGGCTGTGGATCTTGCGTGCGCGATACTGGGATTGAACCAGTGACCTCTTCCGTGTCAGGGAAGCGCTCTCCCGCTGAGCTAATCGCGCGGGTCGAAGCCTTGGGACTCCAGAAGCCCTGAGGCCTCAGTGGACGATACTGGGATTGAACCAGTGACCTCTTCCGTGTCAGGGAAGCGCTCTCCCGCTGAGCTAATCGTCCTTGGAGGTGGAGACGGGATTTGAACCCGTGTAGACGGCTTTGCAGGCCGTTGCCTCGCCTCTCGGCCACTCCACCAGGAGTGCGGGGGTTCAGGAAGATCCACCGCTTTCCTGCGAGCGGACGACCAGGTTCGAACTGGCGACCTCAACCTTGGCAAGGTTGCGCTCTACCAACTGAGCTACGTCCGCTTGTCGTTTCCGGCCCGCTTCCGCGTGCCGGCGACGAGTTGAACTCTAGCGGATTCCGGGGCCAGCACAAAAACGCGTTTGTGCAGCGTGCTGCGGTGCGTCAAGTCCAGGACCCGGCCGGGCCCGCCCGGTGGGGCACCCGCCCTAGACTCGAGTGCGTGCGCGACCTCCCTCCGCTCGCCCGCTTCGGCGACCTCGTGGCCACCGGCCTCACCGATGTGACCAGCGACGCCGCAGCCCTGGACTCGGCCGGCTTCTGGGTCGTGTGCGCGGACTACGAGGGCGGTCTGGTGTGTGCGCGCTTCCGTGACGTACGCCGCGCGCCGGCGCCCGCTCCGGTGCCGGGAAAGTGGCGCGGGCCGGGCCTCGATGACTGGACGTCGTCCCTCGACCGCGCAACGTACACGGCGGGCGTGCGCCGGATCCGCGAGCACATCGCCGCCGGTGAGGTGTACCAGGCGAACCTCTGCCGGGTGCTGTCCGCGCCCGTCTCGCCGGACGCCGACGTGGACGCACTGACCGCGCTGCTGGCGCGCGGCAATCCGGCACCGTTTGCAGGAACGATTCGCCTCCCGGTGTACGGGGTGGAGATCGCCACCGCGTCCCCCGAGCTCTTCCTGCGCCGCGACGGCCGTGTCGTCGAGTCGGGGCCGATCAAGGGCACCGGACGCACCGAGGCGGACCTCCTGGAGAAGGACCACGCCGAGAACGTGATGATCGTCGACCTGGTCCGCAACGACATCGGGCAGGTCTGCGTCCCCGGCTCCGTGACCGTGCCCGACCTGTGCGTCGTCGAGAAACACCCGGGGCTGGTCCACCTCGTCTCCCTCGTCCACGGCGAACTGCGCGCCGCCGCCGGCTGGCCGGAGCTGCTCGCCGCGGCCTTCCCGCCCGGCTCCGTCACCGGCGCGCCCAAGTCGAGCGCCCTGCGGATCATCGACGCCCTGGAGACCGCGCCGCGCGGCCCGTACTGCGGGGGCATCGGCTGGGTCGACGCCGACCGGGGCACCGCGGAGCTGGCCGTCGGCATCCGTACCTTCTGGATCGACCGGGCGGCGGGCGAGCTCCGCTTCGGCACGGGCGCGGGGATCACCTGGGGGTCGGATCCGGAGGCGGAGTGGCTGGAGACCGAGCTGAAGGCCGCCCGCCTGCTCACGGTAGCGTCGGGAACGTACGAGGCGAGTGGGAGGACCCTTACGTGAAGATCTGGCTCGATGGCGGACTCAAGGACATCGACTCCGCCCGCGTCTCCGTCCTCGACCACGGGCTGACCGTGGGTGACGGCGTCTTCGAGACCGTGAAGGCGGTCGACGGACGGCCGTTCGCGCTCACCCGCCACCTCGACCGGCTGGCCCTCTCGGCACGCGGACTCGGTCTGCCCGTCCCCGACCTCGACGAGGTGCGCCGCGCCTGCTCCGCCGTCCTGGACGCCGACCCGGTGGCCCTCGGCCGACTGCGCGTCACCTACACCGGCGGTGTCTCCCCCCTGGGGTCCGACCGGGGTGACCACGGTCCGACCCTCGTCGTCGCCCTCGGCGAGACCACCCGGCGCGCCGACTCCACCGCCGCGGTCACCGTCCCGTGGACCCGCAACGAGCGCGGTGCCCTCACCGGCCTGAAGACCACCTCGTACGCCGAGAACGTCGTCGCCCTCGCCCGCGCCCGCGAACAGGGCGCGACGGAGGCGCTGTTCGCGAACACGGTCGGACGGCTCTGCGAGGGGACGGGTTCCAACGTCTTCGTCGTCCTCGAGGGTGAGACACACACCCCGCCGGTGGCCTCCGGCTGCCTCGCGGGCATCACCCGCGCGCTCGTCGTCGAGTGGACCGGCGCTCGTGAGACCGACCTGCCCCTGGACGTCCTGGAACGAGCCGACGAGGTCTTCCTGACGTCGAGCCTGCGCGATGTGCAGGCCGTGCACCGTGTCGACGCCCGCGAACTGCCGACCACGCCGGGCCCGGTGACGGCCAAGGCGATGCGGGTCTTCGACGAGCGGTCCGGGAACGATCTGGATCCTTGAAAGTCGCCGATATTGGGCTGACCCGGCGGCCCGGAGCGGGTAGAACACCCGTGATGACCACCACCCTGCGGCCCATCGAGCCGCTTCAGCACGCCGCCGACGGAACGCGTTCGCGCCGCTACCAGGTGTGCGTGAACAGCCGCTCCGTCGGCGAGATACACCTCGGTACGCGCCCCGACCCGGGTTCCTCGGCCGCCCGGATCCTGGATCTGCGGATCGATGAACCGGACCGACGGCGCGGCCGGGCCACGGTGGCCGCACTCGCCGCCGAGGAGGTCGCGCGGGGCTGGGGCTGCCGACGGATCGAGACGTCCGTCCCGGCCGGCGCCGAGCCCGCCCTGCGGCTGACCCAGGCGCTCGGCTACGTCCTGCGCAACCGCAGCATGCGCAAGCCCCTCGACGGCACCCGGCTCGAACTGCCCGCGGGCAGCCGGAGCCGGCCCATGACCGAGGCCGAGTACGGGCCGTGGAAGGAGGCCGGGCTGGAGGGCTACGCACAGGACGTCATCACCTGCGGCGTGCCCGAGGCGGAGGCGTACGCGAAGGCCGCCGACGACTACGAGCGGTGCCTGCCGCAGGGAGTGGCCTCCGAGAACAACCTGTGCAGTGTGCTGGAACATGAGGACACGAGAGTCGGCACCCTGTGGTTGTGGCTGACCGACGACACCGCCTTCGTGTACAACGTGGAGGCGGACGCCGCACACCGGGGCAGGGGGCACGGCCGTACGCTCATGCTCCTGGCGGAGGCCCAGGCGGTGGCGGCCGGGAAGGCCACCATCGCCCTCAACGTCTTCGCGGGAAACTTCCGGGCCGAATGCCTCTACGAGTCGCTCGGCTACCGGACGACCGCCTACCACCTGTCCAAGCCACTGCTCTGACGGCCGCCGGGAGGCGCCCCGGCGGTCAGGTGTCCTGGACCGGCAGCCGGTCGGCGATCTCCTCGATCCGCTCGCGCAGCCCCGCCTGGCTCCTGCCGCCGTCGAGGCGTTCGCCGCCGATGACGTAGGTGGGGGTGCCGCTCACGCCGATCGCCTTGCCCTCGGCCTGGTCGGCGTCGACGATCAGGATGTGCCGGCCGTCGATCAGGGCGGTGTCGAACTCCTCGGCGTCCAGACCCAGTTCACGGGCCACCTCGACCAGGAACGGCTCGCCCGCGCGGCCCAGCTCCTCGACCCGGCCGAGCAGGGCCTCGATGTACGGCCATGCCCGCCCCTGCGCCGCGGCCTCCTCGGCGGCCTGCGCGGCGGCGAAGGCGTGCTTGTTCTTCTCCAGCGGAAAGTGCCGCAGCCGTACGTCGAGCCGGGCGCCGTAGCGGGCCCGCAGCGCCCGGATGTCGTCGAGGGCGCTGCGGCAGTCGGGGCACTGGAGATCGCACCAGACGTCCAGCACGACGGCGGACGGTACGGGGGAGGAGTCGCTCATGGGGGTCAGTCTCCCAGGTCCGCACCGGCCCAGCCGGTGCTCTCCACGGCAGCAGCCGGTCCTCGGAAGCGGGGGCCGACCCCGAGACGACCCGGAGATCTCCCTGAGGTCTCCCCGGACCATGGCATAGCGGACGCGCGGCGGTGCAGGATGGAAGGGACGGACCGAGACCGCCCGACCGAGCACCGCCTGGAGGACCGGATGATTGCCGAGACAGTCTGTGCCGCCGTATCAGCGGCGGGCCTGGGCATCGCCGCGATCACGGCGTACCGGAAGCGCTTCCTCAGGGCGACTCGTATCGCCGCCTATGCGCTCGTGCCGCTCGGCCTGGTGATGACCGGAGTCGTCCAGTGGATGGCCGACACCGCCTTCAGCCCGACCGCGTGGGCCGGCTTCGGTGTGCTCGGCGCCGCCTGGTTGCTGTTCATGACCACCCGTGCCGTGGAGCGGCGCCGCGGAGTCACCGGGAAGGACTCCGCGGCGTCTGGTGCCGGGGCGATAGCCGCGGCGGCCTCGGCGCCCTCGCTCGGCCAGGGCACCCGGCCGGAGGCCCGCCCGGCGACCGCGCCGAAGGCGAGCGCGTCCGGTTCGTCCGGCGCGGACGACTTCAGCGACATCGAGGCGATCCTGAAGAAGCACGGCATCTGATCCGACGGAGTACCGCGTCGGACGCCCGGAGCGCTCACGGAGTGAAACGACACAGAAGGTCGGGCGGCGACGCCGAAGTGATCACGTTCGCTCCGGACGTTGTGGATATTGGCGAACTCTCCGTCATTCCGGGTGGTTTGATCGCGCGGAGGGTGCTCACTGCGTCATCATCGCGGCGAGATGCTGGACACAACACAGAGCGACACCGCCGCCCCGCCACAGGAGCGGCGAGGTTGTCTCTTCGCGCTCTCCCAGCCACCGCTGATGATCTTCCTTGCGGTGATCGGCTGCCTGCTGCTCATGGCGTCACTGCACGACCTGCTGATGCTCTGAGCCGTAAACGGAGCCCCTGACGTCACCCGTCGAGGGCTCCGTCAGTCCCCCGCCTCCGCACTCCGGTCCCAGTCTCCGCCGCACTCGTCGGCGGCGCGTGAGGTCCTCAGCCCGCCGACTCCTTGCGGCGTGCCCGGTAGGCGGCCACGTGCAGGCGGTTTCCGCAGGTGCGGCTGTCGCAGTAGCGGCGCGAGCGGTTGCGGGAGAGGTCGACGAAGGCCCGTCGGCAGTCGGGCGCCTCGCAGCGGCGCAGCCGCTCCTGCTCCCCGGCGACGACGAAGAAGGCGAGCGCCATGCCGCAGTCGGCCGCGAGATGGTCCGCGAGGGACGCGCCGGGCGCGAAGTAGTGCACATGCCAGTCGTAGCCGTCGTGGTCCGTGAGCCGGGGGGTGGTGCCCGCCGCGGCGATCAGATCGTTGATGACCGAGGCGGCCGAGCCCGCGTCGGGGGCCGCGAAGACCTCGGTGAACCGGCCGCGGACCTTGCGCACGGCGGACAGGTCGAACTCCGACAGCACGCCGACATCGCTGACCTCGTGGTTTCGTACGAAGTCGGTGAGCTGCGCGACCGTCGCGAGCCCGTCGGTCGCCGGGTCGCCGTCCGGCGCGGTGTTCACCAGATCCACCACGGTGGCGAAGGCGCACCGGGTGTCGTGGGTGATCAGCACGTTTCGCTCCCTGGCCTGCGAGGGTCGGGCGGGCGCCCGCCGATGCTGGCCGATGGTAATGGCTCGGCGAGGCGGTGGACCGGCACGGACCGGCCTGAAGCACCCCTGACACGACCGGAACGGGCCAGGGCGCCGATTGGTGCCCAGACCTGTTCCGGTCGGTCGCCGTATGGCGACCGACCGGGAACGGCATGGCTGCTGCGGCCCGGACGCGGCATGGCGACGCCGCCGCGCGGAGGTCCGCGGCGACGGCGTCGTCGGGTCGGCCTGAGCCGTATTCGGTTGTCTTGGCCCGCGCCGTCTCCCCGAGTGGACGGCGCCGGGCGGCTCTGTGGGGCCTGGCGCTAGCTTTCCGCCAGGATGTGGGAGAGCTCCTGATCGAGGTCGAAGTGCCGATGTTCCGTGCCGGGCGGCACGGCGGCGTCTGTGCGCTTCAGGAAGGCCTCCAGGGCCCGCGCCGGGGCTTCGAGCAGGGCTTCGCCCTCAGGGGAGCTCAGGGCGATGCACACGACGCCCTGACCGTGGCTGCGGGACGGCCAGACACGGACGTCGCCGGTGCCGGTGGGCCGGTGCAGGCCCTCGGCGAGGAGGTCGCGGGCGAACACCCACTCGACCGTTTCCTCGGCTCCGGTGTGGAAGGTGGCGTGCACGGCATAGGGATCGGCCGTGTCATACCGCAGTCCTGCGGGAACAGGCAGTGAGGACTCGCTCGACACAACGAGGCGCAGGTGCAGCTCGCAGCTGACCGTGGTGTTCATAAGCGCCATGGCCTTTCGCTCAGTGTGCGCTCGGGGATTCGCACGTCGGCGAAATCGACATGCCACCTACGGTGCCGTTGTAAACCCCTCTGGGGGTTTTGCGTCGCTTTTGGTAGCTCATCCGGCGGAGGCCGTCTTCTGTGGGTACGGCCATTCCAGTGACCGGTTTCTCTCCGGTAGGATTTGGCCCTATGGGCACGGGGAGTGACGGAACGGGGAAGGTCGCCGTGGCGACCGACGGAACGAAGAGCGAAGCGAACGTAGCGAACAGTGAGGCCGATGTGGCCGAGCGCGAAGCGGCGCTCGGATCTCGTGCGCCGGAATTCGTCAGGGCGCGGCGGATGCTGCACCTGAGCTGGCAGGTGGCCGTCTTCGTCGTCGGGCTCGCCGTGGTCGTCACCGGCGTGATCATGCTTCCGCTGCCCGGTCCCGGCTGGGTCGTGATCTTCGGCGGCATGGCGATCTGGGCCACCGAATTCGTCTGGGCCCAGCTGGTGCTCCGCTGGACCAAGCGGAAGGTCACCGAGGCCACCCAGCGCGCCCTCGACCCCAA
Coding sequences:
- a CDS encoding RNA methyltransferase, with amino-acid sequence MAELITVEEPADPRLRDYTGLTDVELRRRREPAEGLFIAEGEKVIRRAKEAGYEMRSMLLSAKWVDVMRDVIDEMPAPVYAVSPELAEQVTGYHVHRGALASMQRKPLPTADQLLGAARRVVIMESVNDHTNIGAIFRSAAALGMDAVLLSPDCADPLYRRSVKVSMGAVFSVPYARLDTWPKGLDAVRDAGFTLLALTPDEKARSLDEAAPHRMDRVALMLGAEGDGLSTKALMSADEWVRIPMAHGVDSLNVGAAAAVAFYAVATGRPQT
- a CDS encoding aminoglycoside phosphotransferase family protein, with the translated sequence MTTTADVLPALKAKVRRTAHPESTPCAHPDTVLAERADGTVVRHAGTVAKAHAPDTNPTDLALRLTAAAANPDILLGPLHPAPTSLHGRLVTFWPYGTPVDPETPEKAPWEAAATLLAHLHQRHPPPGSPPMRGPAKAARAIARLKAAAPDHPSTAPVLHAWHSLPAWARAEASMPDTTTLCHGDLHLGQLVRHPTTGPWRLIDVDDLGVGVPAWDLARPAAWYACGLLLSDEWTRFLTAYQRAGGPAVPAQGDPWPVLDVPARALTVQTAALAIAKSTAADRPLDEVQQSVVDACDRMGGIPPESADAFPT
- a CDS encoding CGNR zinc finger domain-containing protein: MLITHDTRCAFATVVDLVNTAPDGDPATDGLATVAQLTDFVRNHEVSDVGVLSEFDLSAVRKVRGRFTEVFAAPDAGSAASVINDLIAAAGTTPRLTDHDGYDWHVHYFAPGASLADHLAADCGMALAFFVVAGEQERLRRCEAPDCRRAFVDLSRNRSRRYCDSRTCGNRLHVAAYRARRKESAG
- a CDS encoding aminodeoxychorismate lyase, with product MKIWLDGGLKDIDSARVSVLDHGLTVGDGVFETVKAVDGRPFALTRHLDRLALSARGLGLPVPDLDEVRRACSAVLDADPVALGRLRVTYTGGVSPLGSDRGDHGPTLVVALGETTRRADSTAAVTVPWTRNERGALTGLKTTSYAENVVALARAREQGATEALFANTVGRLCEGTGSNVFVVLEGETHTPPVASGCLAGITRALVVEWTGARETDLPLDVLERADEVFLTSSLRDVQAVHRVDARELPTTPGPVTAKAMRVFDERSGNDLDP
- a CDS encoding TIGR02611 family protein; its protein translation is MGTGSDGTGKVAVATDGTKSEANVANSEADVAEREAALGSRAPEFVRARRMLHLSWQVAVFVVGLAVVVTGVIMLPLPGPGWVVIFGGMAIWATEFVWAQLVLRWTKRKVTEATQRALDPKVRRRNIILTSIGLVIVAVLGGVYVWKFGLEMPWNIEYQ
- a CDS encoding chorismate-binding protein, producing the protein MRDLPPLARFGDLVATGLTDVTSDAAALDSAGFWVVCADYEGGLVCARFRDVRRAPAPAPVPGKWRGPGLDDWTSSLDRATYTAGVRRIREHIAAGEVYQANLCRVLSAPVSPDADVDALTALLARGNPAPFAGTIRLPVYGVEIATASPELFLRRDGRVVESGPIKGTGRTEADLLEKDHAENVMIVDLVRNDIGQVCVPGSVTVPDLCVVEKHPGLVHLVSLVHGELRAAAGWPELLAAAFPPGSVTGAPKSSALRIIDALETAPRGPYCGGIGWVDADRGTAELAVGIRTFWIDRAAGELRFGTGAGITWGSDPEAEWLETELKAARLLTVASGTYEASGRTLT
- a CDS encoding SsgA family sporulation/cell division regulator, with the protein product MNTTVSCELHLRLVVSSESSLPVPAGLRYDTADPYAVHATFHTGAEETVEWVFARDLLAEGLHRPTGTGDVRVWPSRSHGQGVVCIALSSPEGEALLEAPARALEAFLKRTDAAVPPGTEHRHFDLDQELSHILAES
- a CDS encoding DsbA family protein — its product is MSDSSPVPSAVVLDVWCDLQCPDCRSALDDIRALRARYGARLDVRLRHFPLEKNKHAFAAAQAAEEAAAQGRAWPYIEALLGRVEELGRAGEPFLVEVARELGLDAEEFDTALIDGRHILIVDADQAEGKAIGVSGTPTYVIGGERLDGGRSQAGLRERIEEIADRLPVQDT
- a CDS encoding zf-TFIIB domain-containing protein, whose protein sequence is MQCPKCHAPMHTYNRNGVQIEQCSGCRGIFLDYGELEALTRMESQWGGGPAVPPPPAAPQYPSGGGHAAPAWGAPHGGHHGHHGRHNRGFGHMLFSS
- a CDS encoding GNAT family N-acetyltransferase, with amino-acid sequence MTTTLRPIEPLQHAADGTRSRRYQVCVNSRSVGEIHLGTRPDPGSSAARILDLRIDEPDRRRGRATVAALAAEEVARGWGCRRIETSVPAGAEPALRLTQALGYVLRNRSMRKPLDGTRLELPAGSRSRPMTEAEYGPWKEAGLEGYAQDVITCGVPEAEAYAKAADDYERCLPQGVASENNLCSVLEHEDTRVGTLWLWLTDDTAFVYNVEADAAHRGRGHGRTLMLLAEAQAVAAGKATIALNVFAGNFRAECLYESLGYRTTAYHLSKPLL